Proteins encoded in a region of the Streptomyces violaceoruber genome:
- a CDS encoding dipeptidase, with amino-acid sequence MTSLEKARELLREFPVVDGHNDLPWALREQVRYDLDARDIAADQSAHLHTDLARLRSGGVGAQYWSVYVRSDLPGAVTATLEQIDCVRRLIDRHPGELRAALTAADMEAARAEGRIASLMGAEGGHSIDNSLATLRALYALGVRYMTLTHNDNNAWADSATDEPGVGGLSAFGREVVREMNREGMLVDLSHVAATTMRDALDTSTAPVIFSHSSSRAVCDHPRNIPDDVLERLSANGGMAMVTFVPKFVLQAAVDWTAEADDNMRAHGFHHLDSSPEAMKVHAAFEERVPRPVATVSTVADHLDHMREVAGVDHLGIGGDYDGTPFTPDGLGDVSGYPNLIAELLDRGWSQSDLAKLTWKNAVRVLDAAEDVSRGLRATRGPSNATIEQLDGTAAEQPEG; translated from the coding sequence ATGACATCGCTGGAGAAGGCCCGCGAGCTGCTGCGCGAGTTCCCGGTCGTCGACGGGCACAACGACCTGCCCTGGGCGCTGCGCGAGCAGGTCCGCTACGACCTCGACGCCCGCGACATCGCCGCCGACCAGTCCGCCCACCTGCACACCGACCTGGCCCGGCTGCGCTCCGGCGGCGTCGGCGCGCAGTACTGGTCGGTGTACGTCCGCTCCGACCTGCCCGGCGCGGTGACGGCGACGCTGGAGCAGATCGACTGCGTACGGCGGCTGATCGACCGCCACCCCGGCGAGCTGCGGGCCGCGCTGACCGCCGCCGACATGGAGGCGGCCCGCGCCGAGGGCCGGATCGCCTCCCTCATGGGCGCCGAGGGCGGCCACTCCATCGACAACTCGCTGGCCACCCTGCGCGCCCTGTACGCGCTCGGCGTGCGCTACATGACGCTCACCCACAACGACAACAACGCGTGGGCGGACTCGGCGACCGACGAGCCCGGCGTCGGCGGTCTGTCCGCCTTCGGCCGCGAGGTCGTGCGGGAGATGAACCGCGAGGGCATGCTGGTCGACCTCTCGCACGTCGCGGCGACGACGATGCGCGACGCGCTGGACACCTCCACCGCGCCGGTGATCTTCTCGCACTCGTCCTCCCGCGCGGTGTGCGACCACCCGCGCAACATCCCGGACGACGTCCTGGAGCGGCTGTCCGCCAACGGCGGCATGGCGATGGTGACGTTCGTGCCGAAGTTCGTGCTCCAGGCCGCGGTCGACTGGACCGCCGAGGCCGATGACAACATGCGCGCGCACGGCTTCCACCACCTCGACTCCAGTCCCGAGGCGATGAAGGTGCACGCCGCCTTCGAGGAGCGCGTCCCGCGCCCCGTCGCCACCGTGTCGACGGTCGCCGACCACCTCGACCACATGCGCGAGGTCGCCGGCGTCGACCACCTCGGCATCGGCGGCGACTACGACGGCACGCCCTTCACCCCGGACGGCCTCGGCGACGTCTCCGGCTACCCGAACCTGATCGCCGAGCTGCTCGACCGCGGCTGGTCCCAGTCCGACCTGGCCAAGCTGACCTGGAAGAACGCGGTCCGGGTACTCGACGCCGCCGAGGACGTGTCCCGGGGGCTCCGGGCGACCCGGGGGCCGTCCAACGCCACCATCGAGCAGCTGGACGGCACGGCCGCCGAGCAGCCGGAAGGCTGA
- a CDS encoding dipeptidase: protein MADLQDDLHTGTEAGGLDDLPVPLAAEAFPPEPYAPVSDPDDEPLARAHAVLAAHPVADGCNGLPWALRHLPWYDLELGESAVDTDVPRLREGHVGALLWSLHLPESLDGDRAVGATLEQLDLVKTVVRAHPEGLRLAYDAGQAIDARNCGRIAVLPGPAGAAALGDRLGILRSLHALGLRVLTLSGVSWASEAGLTRFGEEVVREMNRLGVVADLSGASAETVRRTFAVSKAPALCTRSAARALRPHPANLPDDLLVELGAAGGLCMVPLTAEQTGPTVRDVADHLDHVRTVAGPQSVGLSGTYDSGAAHPLELGDPSCYPRLVAELLRRGWDEADVALLTWGNVQRVLRAAAFTAKAAQLRREPSTATIADLDG from the coding sequence ATGGCAGACCTCCAGGACGACCTGCACACCGGTACCGAGGCCGGTGGGCTCGACGACCTGCCCGTGCCGCTCGCCGCGGAGGCCTTTCCGCCGGAGCCCTACGCTCCCGTGTCCGACCCCGACGACGAGCCGCTGGCCCGGGCGCACGCCGTGCTGGCCGCCCATCCCGTCGCCGACGGCTGCAACGGTCTGCCCTGGGCGCTCAGGCACCTGCCCTGGTACGACCTGGAGCTGGGCGAGAGCGCCGTCGACACCGACGTGCCGCGGCTGCGCGAGGGACACGTGGGGGCGCTGCTGTGGTCGCTGCACCTGCCCGAGTCCCTCGACGGGGACCGTGCGGTCGGCGCCACGCTGGAGCAGCTCGACCTGGTCAAGACGGTCGTGCGGGCCCACCCGGAGGGGCTGCGCCTGGCGTACGACGCGGGGCAGGCCATCGACGCCCGCAACTGCGGCCGGATCGCCGTGCTGCCCGGTCCCGCGGGCGCCGCCGCCCTCGGCGACCGGCTCGGCATCCTGCGCTCCCTGCACGCCCTCGGCCTGCGCGTCCTGACGCTGTCCGGGGTGAGCTGGGCGAGCGAGGCGGGGCTGACCCGGTTCGGCGAGGAGGTCGTCCGGGAGATGAACCGGCTCGGTGTCGTCGCCGACCTCTCCGGCGCCTCCGCCGAGACTGTCCGGCGTACCTTCGCGGTGTCCAAGGCACCGGCGCTGTGCACCCGCTCCGCCGCCCGCGCGCTGCGCCCGCACCCCGCGAACCTCCCCGACGACCTGCTGGTGGAGCTGGGCGCGGCCGGTGGCCTGTGCATGGTGCCGCTGACCGCCGAGCAGACCGGCCCGACGGTGCGGGACGTCGCCGACCACCTCGACCACGTCCGCACGGTGGCCGGGCCGCAGAGCGTCGGCCTGTCCGGCACCTACGACAGCGGCGCCGCGCACCCGCTGGAGCTGGGCGACCCCTCCTGCTACCCCCGGCTGGTCGCCGAACTGCTCAGGCGTGGCTGGGACGAGGCGGACGTGGCCCTGCTGACCTGGGGCAACGTCCAGCGGGTCCTGCGTGCCGCGGCCTTCACCGCGAAGGCGGCCCAGCTGCGCCGCGAGCCGTCCACGGCGACCATCGCCGACCTGGACGGATAG
- a CDS encoding VOC family protein, with the protein MAPAARFRSVVVDCPDPRELARFYAAVGGGAPDEADPDWVVLQVPGGPRLSFQRAPDLTPPEWPRSDRNAQQFHLDFDGGATWAEMDAAHDRVLALGARPLDLEDREDKDFMVYADPAGHPFCLCRIEHT; encoded by the coding sequence ATGGCACCCGCGGCACGTTTCCGTTCCGTCGTCGTCGACTGTCCCGACCCCCGTGAGCTGGCCCGCTTCTACGCGGCGGTCGGGGGCGGCGCGCCCGACGAGGCGGACCCGGACTGGGTGGTCCTCCAGGTGCCCGGCGGACCCCGCCTGTCCTTCCAGCGGGCCCCGGACCTCACCCCGCCCGAGTGGCCGCGCTCCGACCGCAACGCCCAGCAGTTCCACCTCGATTTCGACGGCGGGGCGACCTGGGCCGAGATGGACGCCGCGCACGATCGGGTGCTCGCGCTGGGCGCCCGGCCGCTGGACCTGGAGGACCGGGAGGACAAGGACTTCATGGTGTACGCCGATCCGGCGGGGCATCCGTTCTGCCTCTGCCGGATCGAGCACACGTGA